One genomic window of Struthio camelus isolate bStrCam1 chromosome 1, bStrCam1.hap1, whole genome shotgun sequence includes the following:
- the MAFF gene encoding transcription factor MafF, translated as MATDGLSSKALKVKRELGENTPLLSDEELMGLSVRELNHHLRGLSKEEVARLKQRRRTLKNRGYAASCRVKRVCQKEELQKQKMELEWEVDKLARENAAMRLELDTLRGKYEALQGFARTVAAHGPPAKVATASVITIVKSGTNQAAYS; from the exons ATGGCCACGGACGGACTCTCTAGCAAGGCCTTGAAG GTGAAGCGGGAGCTGGGGGAGAACACGCCGCTGCTGTCGGACGAGGAGCTGATGGGGCTGTCGGTGCGGGAGCTCAACCACCACCTGCGGGGCCTCTCCAAGGAGGAGGTGGCGCGGCTGAAGCAGCGCCGGCGGACGCTGAAGAACCGGGGCTACGCGGCCAGCTGCCGGGTGAAGCGGGTCTgccagaaggaagagctgcagaagcagaagatGGAGCTGGAGTGGGAGGTGGACAAGCTGGCCCGGGAGAACGCCGCCATGCGCCTGGAGCTCGACACCCTCCGTGGCAAGTACGAGGCCCTGCAGGGCTTCGCCCGCACCGTGGCTGCCCACGGGCCCCCCGCCAAGGTGGCCACCGCCAGCGTCATCACCATCGTCAAGTCCGGCACCAACCAGGCTGCCTACTCCTAG